A genomic window from Anthocerotibacter panamensis C109 includes:
- a CDS encoding IMS domain-containing protein — translation MTTGLAVNISLEYYQLLNVPRTAPLEQIQQAYSDRQRQQPRAEFSAPVLSARQELIHQAYATLSDGEARARYDETLTQTGASLTLEDQQSVAGLLLLLEAGAFQTVLEYSPQVQQTPDGTLVTALALREYGAQLLQQGKVALAVAQIQAAQELITPSKRFTNLERELQERLRQARPYLILELLELEEAGGRSLAIQQFEQMLEERKGIEGDGQDGSNLNRDQLFQFIQELLPLLNADEQRAIFAREAERPSMGASYLVSQVLIAQGLALAEPSLIRQARGYLIRLAQRRDVSLELAVCALLLGQVEAAEQALARSTDMAALASIQRLSTGAPDQLPGLCQYAQDWITGQLFSQTRDLKDQGVTLHNYFAQPQVQQSLEAQAADSSQDAPAVSPDLSDLPLPTPALRRRGLVPGLLLVGLAGGLAAFWYTRVTSPTLPIVSQRAPVPQVLPAVPPPANPVRSEAPAPATTTPRPTPSVPSVPAPAKLDAATATVVIQNWQRVKQQALGIHHDISGLAQVLSKAQHQQWAGRAQAMARAGHHWRYTLEEVRVTRVEPLDQAQGTVTVRLQEAAQFYEGDQLNRQRSYRKSYTVRYTLQRTPVGWVIADITL, via the coding sequence ATGACTACTGGCCTTGCGGTAAATATCTCCCTGGAGTATTACCAACTGCTCAACGTACCTCGAACCGCGCCCCTCGAGCAGATTCAGCAAGCCTACTCTGACCGCCAGCGTCAACAGCCGCGGGCTGAGTTCTCTGCCCCCGTGCTATCTGCACGCCAGGAACTCATCCACCAAGCTTACGCCACGCTGTCTGACGGTGAAGCCCGCGCCCGCTACGACGAGACCCTGACCCAGACAGGTGCATCCCTCACCCTGGAGGACCAACAGTCGGTCGCCGGTCTCTTACTGCTCTTGGAGGCAGGGGCGTTTCAGACCGTCCTGGAATATAGTCCCCAGGTACAGCAAACCCCAGACGGCACCCTAGTAACTGCGCTGGCACTGCGGGAGTACGGTGCACAACTGCTACAGCAGGGCAAGGTCGCCCTGGCTGTCGCCCAAATCCAAGCTGCCCAGGAACTGATCACCCCCTCCAAGCGTTTCACCAACCTGGAGCGCGAACTTCAGGAACGTCTTAGGCAAGCCAGACCCTACTTGATCCTGGAACTCCTTGAACTAGAGGAGGCTGGCGGACGGTCCTTGGCTATCCAGCAGTTTGAACAGATGCTTGAGGAGCGCAAGGGCATCGAAGGAGACGGTCAGGATGGCTCTAACCTCAACCGCGACCAATTATTCCAGTTCATCCAGGAGCTATTGCCCCTGCTGAATGCCGACGAGCAGCGGGCTATCTTCGCGCGGGAAGCCGAACGTCCCTCCATGGGTGCTTCTTATCTGGTCTCCCAGGTTTTGATTGCTCAGGGGCTGGCCCTCGCTGAGCCTTCTTTGATCCGCCAAGCCCGAGGCTATCTCATCCGTCTGGCTCAACGCCGGGATGTCTCGCTGGAGCTGGCGGTCTGTGCCCTACTTTTGGGTCAGGTGGAAGCTGCTGAACAAGCCCTAGCCCGCAGTACTGACATGGCGGCACTCGCGTCGATCCAGCGTCTCTCGACGGGGGCTCCCGACCAGCTTCCTGGCCTCTGCCAATACGCCCAGGACTGGATCACCGGGCAACTCTTCTCCCAGACCCGCGACCTCAAGGACCAGGGCGTCACGCTCCATAACTACTTCGCCCAGCCCCAAGTCCAGCAGAGCCTGGAGGCGCAAGCTGCCGATTCATCCCAGGATGCTCCTGCGGTCAGCCCTGACCTATCCGACCTCCCCCTGCCCACCCCTGCCCTTCGTCGCCGCGGGTTGGTACCGGGGCTACTTCTGGTGGGATTAGCTGGAGGATTAGCCGCTTTTTGGTATACCCGCGTCACCTCACCCACCCTGCCCATCGTGAGCCAGCGAGCGCCTGTACCCCAGGTACTGCCCGCAGTGCCCCCGCCTGCGAATCCAGTGCGCTCCGAAGCCCCAGCCCCCGCTACAACTACCCCACGACCGACCCCGTCTGTTCCCTCTGTGCCCGCCCCGGCAAAACTGGACGCAGCTACCGCCACTGTCGTCATCCAAAACTGGCAGCGGGTCAAGCAACAGGCTCTGGGCATCCATCACGACATCAGCGGTCTAGCTCAGGTTCTCAGTAAAGCCCAACATCAGCAGTGGGCAGGACGCGCTCAGGCTATGGCCCGAGCCGGACATCACTGGCGCTACACCTTAGAGGAAGTCCGGGTGACCCGCGTCGAACCGCTAGACCAAGCACAAGGCACAGTCACCGTGCGGCTCCAAGAAGCGGCCCAGTTCTACGAAGGAGACCAGCTCAACCGTCAGCGCTCCTACCGCAAGAGCTATACGGTTCGCTATACCCTCCAGCGCACCCCAGTCGGCTGGGTCATTGCGGATATAACGCTTTGA
- the era gene encoding GTPase Era, with protein MNLIPQAPPDFRSGFVALIGRPNVGKSTLLNRVLGEKIAITSPVAQTTRHSIRGILTRPTSQIIFIDTPGIHKPRHQLGETLVMTARSAMAQVDVVVFVADASTECGAGDRLIATTLIPNTMLPVLLLNKIDLAADRQEASYQALWSVPTPMFKVSAQTGEGIEHFLKGLEALLPSGPYYYPPDSLTDQTERVLCAELIREQILHQTTEEVPHAVAVVIEAMEEQPRITRIRAVIYVERDSQKGILIGKGGQRLKEINTHARLAMEEMLQTKVYLEVFVKVENRWRQNPRTVKALYPQ; from the coding sequence ATGAATCTTATTCCCCAGGCTCCTCCTGATTTTCGCTCTGGGTTTGTAGCCCTGATCGGTCGCCCTAATGTGGGTAAATCTACTTTGCTCAACCGGGTTTTGGGGGAGAAAATTGCCATCACTTCGCCGGTAGCCCAGACCACCCGCCATTCGATCCGTGGTATTCTCACCCGACCGACCAGCCAGATCATCTTTATCGACACGCCCGGTATTCACAAGCCCCGCCATCAGTTGGGAGAAACGTTGGTGATGACAGCCCGTTCCGCCATGGCGCAGGTGGATGTAGTGGTTTTTGTGGCCGATGCCTCGACGGAGTGTGGAGCCGGGGACCGCCTCATCGCCACAACGCTCATCCCTAACACAATGCTCCCTGTGCTCTTGCTCAACAAAATAGACCTCGCGGCGGACCGCCAGGAGGCGAGCTACCAGGCCCTCTGGAGCGTACCAACGCCTATGTTTAAGGTTTCGGCCCAGACGGGAGAGGGGATTGAGCATTTTTTGAAAGGGCTGGAGGCGCTGTTGCCGTCTGGCCCCTACTATTACCCGCCGGATAGCCTCACGGACCAGACCGAGCGCGTCCTGTGCGCCGAACTCATCCGCGAACAGATTCTCCATCAGACCACCGAAGAGGTTCCCCACGCGGTGGCAGTAGTGATTGAAGCGATGGAAGAACAGCCCCGGATCACCCGTATCCGTGCTGTGATCTATGTCGAGCGCGATTCTCAAAAGGGCATCCTCATCGGCAAGGGCGGTCAGCGGCTCAAGGAGATCAACACCCATGCCCGTTTGGCTATGGAAGAGATGCTCCAGACCAAAGTCTATCTGGAGGTCTTCGTCAAGGTCGAGAACCGCTGGCGGCAGAATCCGCGCACAGTCAAAGCGTTATATCCGCAATGA